The following are from one region of the Rhodopirellula sp. P2 genome:
- a CDS encoding TlpA family protein disulfide reductase produces MPSSTMDRLSFSRSIRYALLPAMMMVGGCGSSSSPTPEAPEVSTETTEVEVVEEASPREASQPNLKTPGGFALPDGDLPEAPVKRNNPGEGGMSLPDDLDLGSSAESSSVSEPTGDTSTNLVASAKKVAIEYAAWDKVRATATQSGTVTVLDVWSLACGPCLKEFPNLVAMQKRFGDKVVAIGANVDFDGRKSRPPESYEPKVTEFLSSVDAEFDNFIVQTPSDEVFEAIGIGSIPAVLVFDAEGKLVKQFSDVGETAGFNYADDIVPLVEKLLN; encoded by the coding sequence ATGCCGAGTTCAACGATGGATCGATTGTCGTTTTCGCGTTCTATCCGCTATGCCTTGTTGCCTGCCATGATGATGGTGGGTGGTTGTGGTTCGTCTTCGTCGCCGACGCCTGAGGCCCCGGAAGTCTCAACCGAAACAACGGAGGTGGAAGTGGTGGAGGAAGCGTCCCCCCGCGAAGCGTCTCAACCAAACTTGAAGACCCCAGGTGGATTTGCGTTGCCCGACGGCGATTTGCCGGAAGCGCCCGTCAAGCGAAACAATCCTGGCGAAGGTGGCATGAGTTTGCCTGATGATTTGGACCTCGGTTCGTCCGCCGAATCATCCAGCGTCAGCGAGCCAACCGGCGACACCTCCACCAACTTGGTGGCTTCTGCGAAAAAGGTCGCGATTGAATACGCGGCTTGGGACAAAGTTCGCGCAACGGCAACCCAAAGTGGCACCGTGACCGTGTTGGATGTTTGGTCCTTGGCCTGTGGGCCGTGCCTGAAGGAGTTTCCCAACTTGGTGGCCATGCAGAAACGGTTTGGCGACAAGGTGGTTGCCATCGGTGCCAATGTGGACTTCGACGGACGCAAGAGCCGGCCGCCAGAATCCTATGAGCCAAAGGTCACGGAGTTTCTGTCGAGTGTCGACGCGGAATTCGATAATTTCATCGTCCAAACACCGAGCGACGAAGTGTTTGAGGCCATTGGCATCGGCTCGATTCCCGCTGTGTTGGTGTTCGATGCAGAGGGGAAGTTGGTCAAGCAGTTTTCGGATGTTGGCGAGACTGCCGGCTTCAACTATGCGGATGACATTGTGCCGCTGGTTGAGAAGCTGCTGAACTGA
- the hrpB gene encoding ATP-dependent helicase HrpB: MTRLPIEEVLAPLRLAVAGGKAVVLKAPPGAGKTTGVPPAVLQSLEDNGIAGQIWVIQPRRLAARSVADWVARSRSESVGETIGYHVRLDRRESAATRVVFMTTGMFLRRMQSDPLLENVACVVLDEFHERTLELDLALAMSHRLRSELRDDLGLVVMSATMETEPIVAYLNQERSENAISLRCEGRAFPVAIHHGEDQPGERIERRIVEPIRDAVQNSDGHVLVFLPGVGEIRRVQTELERANLAGDARVVVLHGSLSPKQQDEAIRPTKFRKIVLSTNIAETSVTVDGVTAVVDSGLAKVPRFDSRRGLTRLETTSISLASADQRSGRAGRTAPGDAYRLWSQAAQRSRNEYDVPEILRADLSDMVLMLASHGETDLFAMRWLTPPPEHAVESAQALLRMLGAIGRGGRITSRGKVMAGLPLHPRIARMATEAVGVLPKASVAVLAALMSERDPMEGIAAMTLAEKVDAIENNRVPRSVPTSAIKSIRQVAETIRKSLPSGASEKRADELERDRETAVACALLAAYPDRVVLRRSDAPDRGRMVGGRGVVGLKRMLGEISSEELVLCYDVDGGGTESRVRAVVAIREDWLDPDQVETGEVQAWDEGRSAVQCRWQVRYGDLVLRETPAKVPCDEETAAILFENVKTRLPIAGEKFQKLLHRIGMVAEIEEQVPEVSEELQLELLRELCASRSSLKELKSAPWADHVLGKIGYPAWQIVQAETPEEVQLPGGRKVPVHYVEGKPPWIEVKIQLCFGWTETPRILRGRVPLQLHLLGPNGRPQQITNDLASFWATTYAEIRKELRRRYPKHDWPEDPLSATASFNGMKRR, from the coding sequence ATGACACGACTTCCGATCGAAGAGGTTCTTGCGCCGCTGCGACTGGCGGTCGCCGGTGGCAAAGCGGTGGTGCTGAAGGCGCCACCCGGGGCAGGCAAGACGACCGGGGTTCCGCCCGCCGTCCTGCAGAGCTTGGAAGACAACGGCATCGCCGGTCAAATTTGGGTGATCCAGCCCAGGCGTTTGGCGGCCCGTTCCGTTGCGGACTGGGTTGCGCGCTCGCGAAGTGAATCGGTCGGGGAAACGATTGGTTATCACGTTCGCTTGGACCGCCGTGAATCAGCAGCGACGCGAGTCGTGTTCATGACCACGGGGATGTTTTTGCGGCGGATGCAATCCGACCCGCTGCTCGAAAACGTTGCCTGCGTCGTGCTGGATGAATTTCACGAGCGGACGTTGGAATTGGACCTGGCGCTCGCGATGTCCCATCGGTTGAGGTCTGAGCTGCGAGATGACCTGGGTTTGGTGGTCATGTCAGCGACCATGGAAACGGAACCGATCGTTGCCTATCTGAATCAAGAGCGTTCTGAAAACGCGATTTCGCTTCGTTGCGAAGGGCGTGCCTTTCCGGTCGCGATTCATCACGGCGAAGATCAACCGGGGGAGCGAATTGAACGACGGATCGTCGAGCCGATTCGCGACGCGGTTCAGAACAGCGACGGGCATGTGTTGGTGTTTTTGCCGGGGGTGGGAGAGATTCGACGTGTCCAGACGGAATTGGAGCGAGCGAACCTGGCGGGTGATGCGCGGGTGGTCGTGCTGCACGGATCGCTTTCGCCCAAACAACAAGACGAAGCGATCCGGCCCACGAAGTTTCGAAAGATCGTGCTGTCGACCAACATTGCGGAAACGTCCGTGACCGTGGATGGTGTGACGGCGGTGGTGGATTCAGGGTTGGCAAAGGTCCCCCGGTTTGATTCTCGCCGCGGATTGACTCGGCTGGAGACGACTTCGATTTCGTTGGCGTCCGCCGACCAACGTTCGGGGCGTGCCGGGCGGACTGCTCCTGGGGATGCCTATCGGTTGTGGAGCCAAGCGGCCCAACGTTCACGAAACGAATACGACGTGCCTGAGATCTTGCGGGCCGACCTCAGTGACATGGTGTTGATGTTGGCCAGCCATGGGGAAACCGATTTGTTTGCAATGCGCTGGCTGACCCCGCCGCCGGAGCACGCGGTGGAATCCGCTCAAGCGTTGTTGCGGATGCTGGGCGCGATCGGACGCGGTGGACGGATCACCTCGCGTGGGAAAGTCATGGCGGGTTTGCCGCTGCATCCACGGATCGCGCGGATGGCAACGGAGGCGGTGGGCGTGTTGCCAAAGGCTTCCGTGGCCGTGTTGGCCGCACTGATGAGCGAGCGGGATCCGATGGAAGGCATCGCGGCCATGACACTGGCCGAAAAGGTCGATGCGATTGAGAACAATCGAGTGCCGCGATCGGTTCCGACATCAGCGATCAAGTCCATTCGTCAAGTTGCGGAGACCATCCGGAAAAGTTTGCCAAGTGGAGCGTCGGAAAAGCGTGCTGACGAGCTGGAACGTGATCGTGAGACTGCGGTTGCATGTGCATTGTTGGCTGCGTATCCCGATCGTGTCGTTCTACGTCGTTCAGATGCACCCGATCGTGGCAGGATGGTGGGTGGTCGCGGTGTGGTTGGTCTGAAGCGAATGCTGGGCGAAATATCCAGTGAGGAATTGGTGCTTTGCTACGACGTGGATGGGGGAGGCACCGAATCTCGCGTGCGTGCAGTCGTGGCAATTCGAGAAGATTGGTTGGATCCCGATCAAGTGGAAACAGGGGAGGTTCAAGCATGGGACGAAGGCCGATCGGCTGTTCAGTGTCGTTGGCAGGTTCGGTACGGGGACCTGGTCCTGCGGGAGACTCCTGCCAAGGTTCCATGTGATGAGGAAACCGCGGCGATTCTGTTTGAGAATGTGAAAACGCGGCTGCCCATCGCTGGCGAGAAGTTTCAGAAGTTGCTGCACCGGATCGGGATGGTCGCAGAAATTGAAGAGCAAGTTCCGGAAGTCAGCGAAGAGCTGCAATTGGAATTGCTCCGCGAACTGTGCGCGAGTCGCTCGAGTTTGAAAGAGCTGAAGTCGGCTCCTTGGGCCGATCACGTCCTGGGGAAGATCGGCTACCCGGCTTGGCAGATTGTGCAAGCGGAAACGCCGGAGGAAGTCCAGTTGCCGGGCGGACGGAAGGTCCCGGTTCACTACGTCGAAGGCAAGCCGCCGTGGATCGAAGTCAAAATTCAGTTGTGTTTTGGGTGGACGGAGACACCGCGGATTTTGCGTGGCCGCGTGCCGTTGCAGTTGCACTTGCTGGGGCCAAACGGGCGTCCGCAACAGATCACCAACGACCTAGCTAGTTTTTGGGCCACGACTTACGCCGAAATTCGAAAAGAGCTGCGGCGTCGCTACCCCAAGCACGATTGGCCGGAGGACCCCTTGTCAGCAACGGCGAGTTTCAACGGAATGAAGCGTCGCTGA